The Methanocaldococcus jannaschii DSM 2661 genome has a segment encoding these proteins:
- a CDS encoding transcriptional regulator encodes MKIFNSVVRVKILALLYGLEYCEFNYLKEKLNLTDGNLEHHLKKLEECGFVETKKSVIKGRVKTIIKITNKGRVAFKNYIYEILQLSKNIEC; translated from the coding sequence ATGAAAATATTTAACTCTGTTGTTAGGGTTAAAATATTGGCCTTATTGTATGGTTTAGAATATTGCGAATTTAATTATTTAAAAGAAAAGTTAAATTTAACTGATGGTAATTTAGAACATCATTTAAAGAAATTGGAAGAATGTGGATTTGTAGAGACTAAGAAATCAGTAATAAAGGGTAGGGTTAAAACAATAATTAAAATTACCAATAAAGGCAGGGTTGCATTCAAAAACTATATATATGAAATTTTACAATTATCAAAAAATATAGAGTGTTAA
- a CDS encoding nucleotidyltransferase family protein: MNINEIKRKIIPILLKHGVKRASIFGSYARNEQKETSDIDILVEFGEGKSLLDLVRLKYELEEVLGKEVDVLTYNSIHPLLKDRILNEAVDVL, from the coding sequence ATGAATATCAACGAAATTAAAAGAAAAATTATCCCAATTCTATTAAAACATGGTGTTAAAAGAGCATCAATATTTGGTAGTTATGCAAGAAATGAACAGAAAGAAACATCCGATATAGATATCTTAGTTGAATTTGGGGAGGGGAAGAGTTTATTAGATTTGGTTAGATTAAAGTATGAACTTGAGGAAGTTTTAGGAAAAGAGGTTGATGTATTAACCTACAACTCCATACATCCACTTTTAAAAGATAGAATTTTAAATGAAGCGGTGGATGTGCTATGA
- a CDS encoding gamma-glutamylcyclotransferase family protein codes for MEELDKNKNNKYNVFAYGELMKKERLLELINRVPKMIEGRVYGYEKFFDETIGYYGARKKEGSYIDGIILLDITDKELGIFDDYEDLDVYYIREKTTAVSEDGRKYDVYIYLRK; via the coding sequence ATGGAAGAGTTAGATAAAAATAAAAACAACAAATATAATGTATTTGCCTATGGAGAGTTGATGAAAAAAGAGAGACTATTGGAGTTAATAAATAGAGTGCCAAAGATGATTGAAGGTAGAGTTTATGGTTATGAGAAGTTTTTTGATGAAACAATTGGATATTATGGAGCAAGGAAAAAAGAGGGAAGTTATATTGATGGCATTATATTGTTAGATATTACTGATAAAGAATTAGGGATTTTTGATGACTATGAGGATTTAGACGTTTATTATATTAGAGAGAAAACTACTGCTGTAAGCGAAGATGGGAGAAAATATGATGTATATATTTATTTGAGAAAATAA
- a CDS encoding argininosuccinate synthase, which produces MERIAVLAYSGGLDTSCCLKLLEDKYGYKVVSVCVDVGQPEEEIKEVEEKAKKLGVLKHYTIDAKEEFVKDYIFRAIKANAMYEGYPLSTALARPLIAHKVVEIAEEVGAEAVAHGCTGKGNDQFRFETTIRIKAPHLKIIAPIRDLNLTRAEEIEYAKEKGIPIPTESKKYSIDENLWGRSIEGSELENPDFVPPEEIYAWTKNPVEDKEEEIVEIEFKEGVPVAINGEKLEPVELIKKANEIAGKHGVGRIDIIEDRIIGLKSRENYECPGAVLLLTAHKALEQLVLTRDELRFKEIVDSLYGELIYKGLWFDPLREDLDAFIDKTQERVTGTVKVKLFGGTARVVGRDSPYALYSKELVSFDEKEIDQKELAGMVKYHGLQAMLYEMRKKRK; this is translated from the coding sequence ATGGAGAGAATAGCTGTCTTAGCGTATTCTGGAGGATTGGATACAAGCTGTTGCTTAAAATTATTGGAAGATAAGTATGGTTATAAGGTAGTTTCTGTCTGTGTGGATGTTGGACAGCCAGAAGAAGAGATAAAAGAAGTTGAAGAGAAAGCTAAAAAATTAGGAGTTTTAAAGCACTACACAATAGATGCAAAGGAAGAATTCGTTAAAGATTACATATTTAGAGCTATAAAGGCAAATGCAATGTATGAAGGCTATCCCCTATCAACAGCATTAGCGAGACCTTTAATTGCTCATAAGGTTGTTGAAATAGCTGAGGAAGTTGGAGCTGAGGCAGTTGCTCATGGATGCACTGGAAAGGGTAACGACCAGTTCAGATTTGAAACAACTATAAGAATTAAAGCTCCACATTTGAAAATTATTGCACCAATTAGGGACTTAAACCTAACAAGGGCTGAAGAAATTGAGTATGCTAAAGAAAAAGGAATCCCAATCCCAACGGAAAGTAAAAAATACAGTATAGATGAAAACTTATGGGGAAGAAGTATTGAAGGTAGTGAGTTAGAAAACCCTGACTTTGTTCCACCAGAAGAGATATATGCATGGACTAAAAACCCAGTTGAAGATAAAGAGGAAGAGATTGTTGAGATTGAGTTTAAGGAGGGCGTTCCAGTAGCTATAAATGGAGAAAAATTAGAACCAGTTGAGTTAATAAAGAAAGCTAATGAGATTGCTGGAAAGCATGGTGTTGGAAGAATAGATATTATTGAGGATAGAATCATAGGATTAAAATCAAGAGAAAACTATGAATGTCCTGGAGCTGTTTTGTTATTAACTGCTCATAAAGCTTTAGAGCAGTTAGTTTTAACAAGGGATGAGCTTAGATTTAAAGAGATCGTTGATAGTTTATACGGAGAGTTAATTTATAAAGGACTTTGGTTTGATCCATTAAGGGAGGATTTAGATGCTTTTATAGACAAAACTCAAGAGAGAGTTACTGGAACTGTGAAAGTTAAGTTATTTGGAGGAACTGCAAGAGTTGTTGGTAGAGATAGTCCTTACGCTTTATACAGTAAGGAATTAGTTTCATTTGATGAGAAGGAGATTGACCAGAAAGAATTGGCTGGAATGGTTAAGTATCATGGATTACAGGCAATGTTATATGAGATGAGGAAAAAGAGAAAATAA
- the trm14 gene encoding tRNA (guanine(6)-N2)-methyltransferase translates to MDYYVTLSPGLEKISKNEIESFGGKIKEIRENKGRIFFSGDLKLIPKINYLSRTIERMNILLHREEIPNIALDDIYKRVYNIDWTEWIKENQSFAIRPLRAGEHNFTSIDIGRVAGEAVIKSYQRDKNIRLKVNLDEPDVIVRVEVIFDELIVGIDTTGDIALDKRGYRVFNHPAHLNATIASSLVYLSDWKDDEMLLDPMCGSGTIPIEGALMKRNIPPGKFRENKYGFKFIDIFGYELLDKIKKEIVENKNIYKIIGLDKNQKYLDGAKDNAKNAEVLDTIEFICGDATKLHEKFNESDVIIANPPYGIRIGSKRSVKKLYDEFLSSAKEIMHGSSRLIVITAEDKMFKDAIAKNNFEVKEEFNVMFGGLMTRVFYLTL, encoded by the coding sequence ATGGATTACTATGTTACACTATCCCCGGGGCTTGAAAAAATCTCCAAAAATGAGATTGAATCTTTTGGTGGAAAAATTAAAGAGATTAGAGAAAATAAAGGAAGAATATTTTTTAGTGGTGATTTAAAACTAATTCCTAAGATTAACTACCTCTCAAGAACTATAGAAAGGATGAATATCTTACTACATAGGGAAGAGATTCCAAACATAGCCTTAGATGATATTTATAAGAGAGTTTATAATATTGATTGGACTGAATGGATAAAAGAAAATCAATCTTTTGCTATTCGCCCATTAAGGGCTGGAGAACATAATTTTACATCAATAGACATTGGAAGAGTTGCTGGTGAAGCAGTAATAAAATCATATCAGAGAGATAAAAACATTAGGCTTAAAGTTAATTTAGATGAACCAGATGTAATTGTTAGGGTTGAAGTTATATTTGATGAGCTAATTGTTGGAATTGATACCACAGGGGATATTGCATTAGATAAGAGAGGATATAGAGTTTTTAATCACCCAGCACATTTAAATGCCACTATTGCCTCGTCATTAGTTTATTTAAGTGATTGGAAAGATGATGAGATGTTATTAGACCCAATGTGTGGAAGTGGGACTATTCCAATAGAGGGAGCTTTGATGAAGAGGAATATCCCACCAGGAAAGTTTAGAGAGAATAAATATGGTTTTAAGTTTATTGATATTTTTGGCTATGAGTTATTAGATAAAATAAAAAAAGAGATTGTTGAAAATAAAAACATCTACAAAATAATTGGTTTAGATAAAAATCAAAAATACTTGGATGGAGCTAAAGATAATGCCAAAAATGCTGAGGTTTTGGATACTATAGAATTTATCTGTGGTGATGCTACAAAATTGCATGAAAAATTTAATGAAAGTGATGTTATTATAGCAAATCCACCTTATGGCATAAGGATAGGTAGCAAAAGATCAGTTAAAAAGCTATACGATGAATTTTTATCCTCTGCAAAGGAAATTATGCACGGCTCTTCAAGGCTGATAGTTATAACTGCTGAAGATAAGATGTTTAAAGATGCTATAGCAAAAAATAACTTTGAGGTTAAGGAGGAGTTCAATGTCATGTTTGGTGGTTTGATGACAAGGGTGTTTTATTTAACTTTATAA
- a CDS encoding DUF4040 domain-containing protein encodes MEIIHYIVIIMTLLSSLASLLQRDLIKCIILSGFAGLCMAYLYYALLAPDVALTEAILGGAILPALFAFTVRRTQRIDE; translated from the coding sequence ATGGAAATTATACACTACATAGTTATAATAATGACGTTGTTATCAAGTTTAGCCTCCCTCTTACAAAGAGATTTAATTAAGTGCATTATATTATCTGGTTTTGCTGGGTTGTGTATGGCTTATTTATACTATGCATTGTTAGCTCCAGACGTTGCTTTAACAGAGGCAATCTTAGGAGGGGCTATTTTACCAGCATTGTTTGCCTTCACAGTTAGAAGAACTCAAAGAATAGATGAATAA
- a CDS encoding class III signal peptide-containing protein, whose product MKILKKLLSKKGQLSMEVGVLVAAAVLVAIIAAYFYVKNAKSAVASAGNKSAAFINVTANKSQEYISNLSNI is encoded by the coding sequence ATGAAAATCTTAAAGAAATTATTATCAAAGAAAGGGCAGTTATCAATGGAAGTTGGAGTTTTAGTTGCAGCAGCTGTATTAGTTGCTATAATTGCAGCATACTTCTACGTAAAAAATGCTAAAAGTGCAGTAGCAAGTGCTGGAAATAAATCAGCAGCTTTTATAAATGTTACTGCTAATAAATCACAGGAATACATTAGTAACTTAAGTAATATTTAA
- the dcd gene encoding dCTP deaminase, translating into MILSDKDIIDYVTSKRIIIKPFNKDFVGPCSYDVTLGDEFIIYDDEVYDLSKELNYKRIKIKNSILVCPLNYNLTEEKINYFKEKYNVDYVVEGGVLGTTNEYIELPNDISAQYQGRSSLGRVFLTSHQTAGWIDAGFKGKITLEIVAFDKPVILYKNQRIGQLIFSKLLSPADVGYSERKTSKYAYQKSVMPSLIHLDNHKKD; encoded by the coding sequence ATGATTCTTAGTGATAAAGATATTATTGACTATGTTACATCAAAAAGAATTATTATAAAGCCATTTAACAAAGATTTCGTAGGGCCATGTAGTTACGATGTGACATTAGGAGATGAATTTATAATCTACGATGATGAGGTTTATGATTTATCAAAAGAGCTAAATTACAAAAGAATAAAGATAAAAAACTCTATTTTAGTTTGTCCTCTAAACTACAATTTAACTGAAGAAAAAATCAACTATTTTAAAGAAAAATATAATGTTGATTATGTTGTTGAAGGTGGTGTTTTAGGAACAACAAATGAGTATATAGAGCTTCCAAATGATATATCTGCCCAATATCAAGGTAGAAGTAGTTTAGGAAGGGTTTTTTTAACTTCTCACCAAACTGCTGGATGGATTGACGCTGGATTTAAAGGAAAAATAACCTTGGAGATTGTTGCTTTCGATAAACCAGTTATTCTATATAAAAATCAAAGAATTGGACAATTAATATTTAGCAAGCTACTATCTCCAGCAGATGTTGGTTATTCAGAAAGAAAAACATCAAAATATGCCTATCAAAAAAGTGTTATGCCTTCTTTAATACATTTAGACAATCATAAAAAAGATTAA